In the genome of Desulfurellaceae bacterium, one region contains:
- a CDS encoding RlmE family RNA methyltransferase, translating into MYKRKDAFYKQAKQAGYRSRAAYKLLELSRSFGLLRPGQRVIDLGTWPGGWLQVAAERVGPRGRVIGIDLIPIDPLKTGNVTVVQGDATDPDQQRRLLSLLDGPADILLSDMAPKLSGVRERDEARAQELSRAAAACAAQLLRPGGSLLLKAFMDSGYPALLAALRADFATVKTTKPQATRKGSAETYIIATGFVSC; encoded by the coding sequence GTGTACAAGCGCAAGGACGCCTTTTACAAGCAGGCCAAACAGGCCGGCTATCGTTCGCGGGCCGCCTATAAGCTGCTCGAACTCAGCCGCAGCTTCGGGCTGCTGCGGCCCGGCCAGCGGGTGATCGACCTGGGCACCTGGCCCGGCGGCTGGCTGCAGGTAGCGGCCGAGCGGGTCGGTCCTCGGGGCAGGGTCATCGGCATCGATCTGATCCCTATCGACCCCCTGAAGACGGGCAATGTGACTGTGGTTCAGGGCGACGCCACCGACCCGGACCAGCAGCGCCGGCTGCTCAGCCTGCTCGACGGACCGGCCGATATCCTGCTGTCCGATATGGCCCCCAAGTTGAGCGGCGTGCGTGAGCGCGACGAGGCGCGGGCGCAGGAACTCAGCCGGGCGGCTGCGGCCTGCGCCGCCCAGCTGCTCAGGCCGGGCGGAAGCCTGCTCCTCAAGGCGTTCATGGATAGCGGCTATCCAGCCCTGCTGGCAGCCCTGCGCGCCGACTTTGCGACGGTCAAGACCACCAAACCCCAGGCAACGCGCAAGGGCTCGGCAGAGACCTATATCATCGCCACTGGCTTCGTATCGTGCTAA
- a CDS encoding cytidylate kinase-like family protein, which produces MAKSVLTISHMYGSGGSRIARNLGGRLGWTVWEKEIVRKIATQYKVSEEYVDAKDERVDSFIERMVGLFGMGGFESAYDIPPPLWLNDAQLVRMTRSLIEEVAGGGQAIIVGRGGNYVLAEQPAALHVFLTAPLQARIARVMEVESLSHAEAAQRIAGMDRLRADYVHTFYHDDWRDPSRYHLLIDSSVWGEAGATDLILRALERSAH; this is translated from the coding sequence ATGGCAAAGTCAGTCCTGACCATTTCTCACATGTACGGCAGTGGCGGAAGCCGTATCGCCCGCAACCTCGGTGGCCGTCTGGGCTGGACCGTATGGGAAAAAGAAATCGTTCGTAAAATCGCTACCCAGTACAAGGTGTCGGAAGAGTATGTCGACGCCAAGGACGAACGGGTCGATTCCTTTATTGAGCGCATGGTCGGCCTGTTCGGCATGGGCGGCTTTGAATCGGCCTACGACATTCCGCCGCCGCTGTGGCTCAACGACGCCCAGCTCGTCCGCATGACCCGCTCGCTGATCGAAGAGGTGGCCGGGGGCGGTCAGGCGATTATTGTCGGTCGGGGCGGCAATTATGTGCTGGCCGAGCAACCCGCCGCCCTGCACGTCTTTCTGACCGCTCCGCTCCAGGCGCGCATAGCACGGGTGATGGAAGTCGAGAGCCTGTCCCACGCTGAAGCCGCCCAACGGATCGCCGGCATGGACCGCCTACGCGCCGACTACGTCCACACCTTCTACCACGACGACTGGCGTGACCCGAGCCGCTATCACCTGCTGATTGATTCGAGCGTGTGGGGAGAAGCGGGCGCTACGGATTTGATTCTGCGGGCGCTGGAGCGCTCAGCCCACTGA
- a CDS encoding 3-hydroxyacyl-CoA dehydrogenase — MDIQKTVAVVTGGGSGLGEGTSRALIARGARVAILDLGRSRGADIAHELGDKAVFVEADVTDEDHTAAAIDKAVATFGAINALVNCAGIATAGRTLGKGAPLDLGPFKRTIEVNLIGTFNAIRLAAAQMVKNEPSADGERGVIINTASVAAFDGQIGQAAYSASKGGVVGMTLPIARDLSRDGIRCCTIAPGIFETPMLMGLPEPARQALAASIPFPQRLGTPTEYAALACHIMENVMLNGETIRLDGAIRMAPK, encoded by the coding sequence ATGGATATTCAAAAAACCGTTGCCGTTGTGACCGGCGGTGGTTCGGGTCTGGGAGAGGGCACCAGCCGCGCCCTGATTGCCAGAGGCGCCAGGGTCGCCATCCTCGATCTGGGCCGTTCGCGCGGGGCGGACATCGCCCACGAGCTGGGCGACAAGGCGGTCTTTGTTGAGGCCGACGTGACCGACGAAGACCACACCGCAGCGGCCATCGACAAGGCGGTCGCCACCTTTGGCGCCATCAATGCGCTGGTCAACTGCGCCGGGATTGCGACCGCCGGCCGGACCCTGGGCAAGGGCGCGCCGCTCGACCTCGGTCCGTTCAAACGCACGATCGAGGTCAACCTGATCGGGACCTTTAACGCCATTCGCCTGGCCGCCGCCCAGATGGTCAAAAACGAACCCAGCGCGGACGGCGAACGGGGAGTGATCATCAACACCGCCTCGGTGGCCGCCTTTGACGGACAGATCGGACAGGCGGCCTACTCGGCCTCAAAGGGCGGGGTGGTGGGCATGACCCTGCCGATTGCCCGCGACCTGTCCCGCGACGGCATCCGCTGCTGCACGATTGCCCCGGGCATCTTTGAAACCCCGATGCTGATGGGTTTGCCCGAACCGGCCCGGCAGGCCCTGGCCGCCAGCATTCCGTTTCCCCAGCGCCTGGGCACCCCGACCGAATACGCCGCCCTGGCCTGCCATATTATGGAAAACGTGATGCTGAACGGCGAGACCATCCGTCTCGACGGAGCGATTCGGATGGCGCCAAAGTAA